Below is a window of Methylosinus sp. PW1 DNA.
ATCTCCGTCGGGCATTTGAGATCGACGCCGCCATCGTCGGTCGGGAAAGTATGCGTCGGCAAATCCTCGACCTCGCCGCCCGATTCGACGCCGCGAATGCGCGAGCACCAGCCATGGTCCTTGAAGGCGCGGGTGATGTTCGCCGCCATCGCATAGGCGGAGTTCATCCAGGCGTAATTCTCGCCCTTGTGGCCGTCGGTGTCTTCCTCGAAGCCGAATTCCTCCACCGGCTCGGACGCGGCGCCGTAAGGCAGGCGCGCCAGCACGCGCGGCAGAGTGAGGCCGAGATATTTGGCGTCCTCCGAATCGCGCAGGCTCTTCCAGGCGGCGTATTCCGGCGTGTCGAACACCTTGCCGATGTCGCGCGGATTGGACAGCTCGTTCCAGCTGTCCATGCGCATCAGGCTCGGATCGGCGGCGGTGATGAAAGGCGCATGGGCGGCCGCGGCGATCTTGCTGAGATCGCGCAGCAGCTGCACATCGGTCGGATGATGGCTGAAATAATAGTCGCCGACGAGCGCGCCATAAGGCTGGCCGCCGAGCTGGCCATATTCCTCCTCATAGACTCGCTTGAACAGCTCGCTCTGGTCCCATTTCGCTTTTGGGTAGTCCTTCAGATGCTGATAGAGCTCGGTCTTGGAGATGTTCAGCACACGAATCTTCAGCGTCGCATCCGTCTCCGAGCTGTAGACGAGATGATGCAGCCCGCGCCAGGCGCTCTCGATCTTCTGGAACTCCTCGGCGTGGATGATCTCGTTGAGCTGGGCCGTCAGCTTCTCGTCGATGGAGGCGATCAGCCGCTCGATCGTGTCGAGCACATCGTCCTTGATGACGGCGTCCGTGTTGGACAACGCCTGATTGACAAAGATGGAGATCGCGTCCTGGACGCGCGCATTCTGCTCCTTGGCCGCCGATTCGTCCTTCGGCGGCTTGAAACTCTGCTTCAGCGATTGCAGAAATTCGTCGAGTTCGCCGCCCGTCGTGGCGACAGCGGCTTCGGTCTGTGTGAGCTCTGTGGTCACTTGCGCCTCGCTCATTTGTCGCCCGATCGGGTCGCAGAGAGGAATTCCTTGAGCGCTTCCATCTTTTGCGGGTCCTTCAGCAGAGCCCGCAATTGCTGGTTGGCGGCATCCTTGCCGTCCATATAGACGCGCAGATTGGCGAGCTTTTGCCGCGCCTCGAGCAGCTCGGCGAGCACCGGCACCTGCTTGGCGACGGCGGCGGGACTGAAATCGGCCATGCTCTTGAAATCGAGCTTCACGCTCAGCTTCTCGCCCGGCTGATCGGAGAGCTTGTTGTCGACATGGAAGCTGACGCCCGGACGAACGCCATGCTCTGAGCTCATGCGCTCGTCG
It encodes the following:
- the tssC gene encoding type VI secretion system contractile sheath large subunit, with amino-acid sequence MSEAQVTTELTQTEAAVATTGGELDEFLQSLKQSFKPPKDESAAKEQNARVQDAISIFVNQALSNTDAVIKDDVLDTIERLIASIDEKLTAQLNEIIHAEEFQKIESAWRGLHHLVYSSETDATLKIRVLNISKTELYQHLKDYPKAKWDQSELFKRVYEEEYGQLGGQPYGALVGDYYFSHHPTDVQLLRDLSKIAAAAHAPFITAADPSLMRMDSWNELSNPRDIGKVFDTPEYAAWKSLRDSEDAKYLGLTLPRVLARLPYGAASEPVEEFGFEEDTDGHKGENYAWMNSAYAMAANITRAFKDHGWCSRIRGVESGGEVEDLPTHTFPTDDGGVDLKCPTEIAISDRREAELAKAGLMPLIHRKNTDRAVFIGAQSLARPKEYNNDPDATASSNLAARLPYMFAVCRFAHYLKVMVRDKIGSTKEKEELQRWLQNWIVQYVDGDPTNSSDEVKRKKPLAGAKITIVPNEENPGYYSATFELRPHYQLEGMNIGMRLVSRLPIK
- the tssB gene encoding type VI secretion system contractile sheath small subunit, whose protein sequence is MAKMSGQKFIARNRPPRVQIEYVDPTADEKVELPFVMGVLADLSGNSPGHGKEDFDKGTAATRKFVEFDMDNFDERMSSEHGVRPGVSFHVDNKLSDQPGEKLSVKLDFKSMADFSPAAVAKQVPVLAELLEARQKLANLRVYMDGKDAANQQLRALLKDPQKMEALKEFLSATRSGDK